A window of the Brachyhypopomus gauderio isolate BG-103 chromosome 14, BGAUD_0.2, whole genome shotgun sequence genome harbors these coding sequences:
- the LOC143475072 gene encoding zinc finger MYND domain-containing protein 15-like, producing the protein MDFTSGYRDPLLAFTEAMSQWYRCYKDARASGKICGESVMQLPVDGASPNWILHLLSCATAPPAAKTRLVHAEFDPSDFMLDGADNMVMLSDSSGLPLGLDVLPGDWAGSLGGGEAAGGDGKRVMSTAQRILGLLCRSMEAPMGGGLPRRPQTLTVIDKKLHRLLSHRKKSLSVLKVALCPEAVGGWVPVGIDPESGALCPRVFNMRWPPTYYCRACKKHSFPSQLKPCAGCKAVLFCAACCPGDTLPQVGPDSGNQHCCQRLSLCMTLGEQIARLPFPYATETTAEDFEMEYFLFRNQLTSGYWVHWSLLIRSPHFQIHSGRGQARNLWLSDHSEPYGPLREEANLLLRHRPHNSPSLTSPLVCWSEYFSWRGLSLTSPVSVLLSSTLSIYYIITSLVPQDFPEVNILKKQSLKIHIIESYREFHTLMSFWELSVLLPHVTFELSFIGERLPQESDEQQLSLQKKSGSVSLVNPAVGSDQKAEKRRIRIKIYKRAYHMLQGPKPDLVIGFRPAIPLRDSWLSTLPRLQSLRVPAYFCELSDLSCESSQQVMSSATGGALSPPTLNPFLCPLRICGGDNLLPWYSNAFIFHLIYKPLAISSNAGDQQQPTNQRVPTAQQNPPPAPVKMTRKERKRAARNHKPK; encoded by the exons ATGGATTTTACATCGGGTTACCGAGACCCTTTGCTTGCTTTCACCGAGGCCATGTCGCAGTGGTATAGGTGTTACAAGGACGCGAGAGCCAGCGGCAAAATATGTGGAGAGAGTGTTATGCAGCTTCCCGTTGACGGAGCATCTCCAAACTGGATCTTACACCTGCTGAGCTGCgcaacagcgccccctgctgccaAAACACGGCTTGTACACGCCGAGTTCGACCCGTCAGATTTTA tGCTTGATGGTGCAGACAATATGGTGATGCTGTCTGACTCTTCTGGCTTGCCCCTGGGGCTGGATGTGTTGCCGGGTGACTGGGCCGGGTCACTGGGTGGGGGTGAAGCAGCGGGGGGTGACGGTAAGCGTGTGATGAGCACAGCACAAAGGATCCTGGGATTGCTCTGCCGTTCAATGGAAGCACCAATGGGTGGAGGATTACCCCGGCGACCACAGACTCTGACAGTTATTGATAAGAAATTGCACAG GCTACTGAGCCACAGGAAgaagtctctctctgtcttgaaGGTGGCGTTGTGTCcagaggcagtaggtggctgggtGCCCGTTGGTATAGACCCAGAGTCGGGGGCACTGTGCCCCAGAGTATTTAACATGCGCTGGCCGCCCACCTACTACTGCCGAGCTTGTAAGAAACACTCTTTCCCAAGCCAACTGAAACCATG TGCTGGGTGCAAGGCCGTGCTGTTCTGTGCAGCCTGTTGCCCCGGTGACACTCTTCCACAGGTCGGGCCAGACTCGGGCAACCAGCACTGCTGCCAAAGACTCTCCCTTTGTATGACGCTCGGAGAACAGATCGCCCGCCTGCCCTTCCCCTATGCCACAG AAACGACGGCCGAGGACTTTGAGATGGAGTATTTTTTGTTCAGGAATCAGCTGACCAGTGGCTACTGGGTGCACTGGAGCCTGCTCATACGATCGCCCCATTTTCAGATCCATTCAGGAAGGGGACAGGCCAGAAATCTTTGGCTATCAG ATCACTCTGAGCCCTACGGCCCACTGAGAGAGGAAGCAAATCTCTTGCTCAGGCACAGACCTCACAACTCTCCTTCCCTGACTTCTCCTTTAG tgtgctggagtgagtaCTTTAGCTGGAGGGGTCTGAGTCTGACTTCTCCTGTATCTGTTCTACTCTCCTCCACGCTCTCTATATACTACATCATCACCTCTCTAGTGCCACaagact TCCCTGAGGTGAATATTCTGAAGAAGCAGTCTTTAAAGATCCACATCATTGAGTCCTACCGAGAGTTCCACACACTAATGAGCTTCTGG GAGCTGTCTGTTCTGCTCCCTCACGTGACCTTTGAACTTTCGTTCATTGGGGAAAGACTGCCGCAAGAAAGTGATGAACAGCAACTCTCTCTGCAGAAGAAa AGTGGAAGTGTGTCACTGGTGAATCCTGCTGTAGGCTCAGACCAGAAAGCTGAAAAGAGGAGAATTCGAATCAAAATCTACAAAAGAGCCTATCACATGTTGCAGGGGCCCAAACCAGACCTAGTGATTG GATTCAGGCCGGCGATCCCTCTCCGCGACTCTTGGCTCAGCACCCTTCCACGACTTCAG TCTCTCAGAGTTCCAGCCTATTTTTGTGAGCTCAGCGATTTGAGCTGCGAGTCCAGCCAGCAAGTGATGAGTTCTGCCACAGGGGGCGCTCTCTCGCCCCCTACTCTTAACCCCTTCCTCTGCCCTCTGAGGATCTGTGGAGGAGATAACCTGCTGCCATG GTACTCCAACGCATTCATTTTTCATCTCATATATAAGCCGCTTGCCATAAGTAGCAACGCAGGTGACCAACAGCAACCCACCAATCAGAGAGTGCCCACTGCACAGCAGAACCCTCCCCCAGCACCAGTCAAGATGACcaggaaagagaggaagagggcagCTCGGAATCACAAGCCcaaataa
- the LOC143475478 gene encoding LOW QUALITY PROTEIN: F-box only protein 24-like (The sequence of the model RefSeq protein was modified relative to this genomic sequence to represent the inferred CDS: inserted 2 bases in 2 codons; deleted 1 base in 1 codon; substituted 1 base at 1 genomic stop codon), with protein sequence MDERNREVAGAQRKRQKGDKSVGNCDVISAAEIPAISILSLPPELIENILFWLSVFDVLSFGSTCRLLRELSLGRLLWRSLYFKHSDGIVPSSDHEPDWRRLTVLKSEFEGEESKFSWGNSVKMGHPCVCGIRVNCLNSLCPESQGLIMQQLSRTAGSGRRGCSWNRGGSHQSTLTQSFNCPDALGFHRVVPVLEHILLLDHMGTLLSLYRPRERVARRRPCLYSVLCHHAKDFAVDPSSNLRFHQFVYVLVSXEADAGPQVKGATDLVSVRQCESVEVFHWSSCQKIFCMTFHSSLSFLQVCLSGPKTNRSLPLVTGQLLGGGGGGGGCLYTVFCILQLSFRSTVRSTLQEHTGRCFGCSSSSHVQVLLPISLPHKVVRCSMGVTHFCLLDDCGRVFXGCNNYGQLGTGDEIDCWEPTLVVVSMAPVDVWCGLNHTLAXCGCGSGGRLPGWREGSSVFVRLSIEVSPIKLAECNGELS encoded by the exons ATGGacgagaggaacagagaggtcGCGGGAGCACAGCGGAAGAGACAGAAGGGGGACAAGAGCGTGGGAAACTGTGATGTCATCTCTGCCGCT GAAATTCCAGCAATCTCCATCTTGTCATTGCCACCTGAACTG ATTGAGAACATCCTGTTCTGGCTCTCTGTCTTCGACGTGCTTTCCTTCGGGTCCACCTGCCGTCTACTGCGTGAGCTGAGCCTGGGCCGGCTACTATGGAGGAGTCTGTACTTTAAACACTCCGACGGCATTGTTCCTAGCAGCGACCATGAACCCGACTGGAGAAGACTGACCGTCCTGAAGAGTGAGTTTGAGGGGGAGGAAAGCAAGTTTTCCTGGGGTAACTCAGTCAAAATGGGCCATCCATGTGTCTGTGGAATACGTGTGAACTGCCTCAATTCCTTGTGCCCAGAGAGCCAGGGCTTGATCATGCAGCAGCTAAGCAGGACAGCTGGTTCGGGCCGTAGAGGCTGCTCTTGGAACCGTGGTGGGAGTCACCAGTCTACCTTGACCCAGTCATTCAATTGTCCCGATGCACTAGGCTTTCACAGGGTAGTGCCCGTACTGGAACATATCCTTCTATTGGACCACATGGGCACTTTACTCAGTCTGTACAGACCTCGGGAAAGAGTAGCAAGGAGGAGACCTTGCCTTTACTCAGTACTGTGCCACCATGCCAAAGAT TTTGCTGTTGACCCCAGCAGTAACCTCAGATTCCACCAATTCGTCTATGTGCTGGTGAGTTGAGAGGCTGACGCCGGCCCCCAGGTCAAGGGAGCCACGGACCTGGTCTCGGTACGCCAG TGTGAAAGCGTGGAGGTGTTCCACTGGAGTAGCTGCCAGAAAATCTTCTGTATGACCTTCCACTCCTCTCTGAGCTTCCTGCAGGTCTGCCTGAGTGGGCCGAAAACCAATCGTTCTCTACCGCTGGTTACTGGTCAgttactgggggggggggggggggggggggggtgtctctaT acAGTGTTTTGTATATTACAG CTGTCGTTTCGTTCTACGGTGAGGTCCACACTCCAGGAGCATACAGGCAGATGTTTTGGATGTTCAAGTTCTTCCCATGTTCAAGTtcttctccccatctctctgccACACAAG GTTGTGAGATGCTCTATGGGTGTTACACACTTCTGCCTCCTCGATGACTGTGGGAGGGTCT AAGGATGCAACAACTACGGCCAATTAGGAACCGGAGATGAGATCGATTGCTGGGAGCCCACTCTG GTGGTAGTGTCCATGGCCccggtggatgtgtggtgtggactGAACCACACACTGG TATGTGGCTGTGGGTCAGGTGGGCGGCTCCCCGGCTGGAGGGAGGGCAGTTCTGTGTTTGTGAGACTCAGTATTGAGGTTAGTCCTATTAAACTGGCTGAATGTAATGGAGAACTAAGCTGA